Sequence from the Torulaspora globosa chromosome 4, complete sequence genome:
TGCGGAGGAACAGCAAAAGCTCGGCTGCAAGATAGTCAATAAGGGCTACCTCGCGGATAGAGAGTACTATTCGGCATTCAGCGACATATGGAACTACCACAGGACCGAGCTGAACAGCTACTTGGACTCTCACCACATAACCGATGTCTACGTCGTTGGACTCGCTTTGGATTACTGTGTCAAGCATACAGCCATTTCTGCTGCCAAGCGTGGTTATAATACCTATATCCTGAAGGACTACACGAGAGCCATCCACAGCGATCCCGAGTCTATGAAGGAGCTTCAGAAGGAGCTCTCCGAAAACGGTGTTAAGCTAATCTAACTGTATACGTCTGTCATATAATTAGACCTAGGTGCTCTGAGCTTGTTTACCGTTGCACGGGCAAACGCCAAAGAGACCTGACATTCTTCCCAGACGTTTTCGAGTCTTGTTCTAGACTCAAGATGCTGTCTCTTTACTGCATCCGGTACTCGAACGACATGCCTCGCTTCGCGTCCAGAGACCCAGTGTTGGTACATCTAGTAAAAGCCAGCTGGGGCTTGGGTCCAGAATATGTATGCTATTTGGGAATGTGACTTCCAGCCAGGGTAGTTACAGCTCATTGTAAGATTAGTCGCTATAAGAAGCTAGAGTTGTGCTGTAGGGCAGTTCAGATGTTCAGGTCTCGCGGACAGGGCAAGATGGCAAAAGGGCCATTTTTGTTCGACAGAAGAGCCAAGCAGGTAATTGGATTTGTTGCAATTTTGTACACCCTTTTGATTATTCATTTTAGCAATTCAAAGTATGggaaatttttcaataatGGGAGTAAGGTGCTGCTTCCAACGACCTCTCATCTTCATGGGATcaatctgaaaaaattcTCCGCAAGTAATGGTCCCCTGTTGAATCTGCGGGAGCAGTTGTCGCATGCGTTTCCGTACGATCCAAAATCCGCGATCCCGAGGCGAATATGGCAGACGTGGAAGGTTGGAGCAGAGTCGGTAAAGTTCCCTTCGGCGTTCAGGTCGTACCAGAAGGATTGGACCGAAAGAGCGGATTCTGACTCGTTCGAGTACTCCTTGGTACCAGATGACCACATAATACCGTTGCTAGAGAACCTGTATGGGGAAGTACCGTTGGTGGTAAAAGCGTTCAAGGAAATGCCAGTTAACATCTTGAAGGCGGATTTTCTAAGATACTTATTGCTGTACGCTAGAGGGGGTATTTATTCCGACATGGACACGGTGCCCTTGAAGCCACTGGGGGCATGGCCTTCCTTGGACAGGGAGAAATTCAACGAGTTGAAACGTGAGAATAATCCAATTCCATACAAGAATTATGATCCCAAGAGGGGGCAGCTGCAAGCCGTAGATGACAACGGTGGTTACGACGAACCGGGATTCGTCATTGGCATTGAAGCGGACCCCGATAGACATGATTGGGATGATTGGTACGCTCGCAGAATTCAGTTTTGCCAGTGGACTATTCAGTCGAAACCTGGCCATCCAGTGCTGCGAGAGCTAATCTTGAATATAACGGCAACGACTCTGAATAGTGTCTCGACGACCAAATCTCAAACACAGGCCTTGATCGACCTCAGCCATGCCAAGGACTACAACGTTAATTACAGGGATAGGAGGGGCCTGAATGAGACCTATCCTCACGAAGtggcaaagaagagctcgaaCGTGGATGGTACCGATATCATGAACTGGACTGGACCGGGTCTTTTCTCGGACATAACTCTGGAATACATGAacaatctgatcaaagagaaCCCGGACGCTCTGCTACTAAATGGCAACCTagaagcttcttcaaatgagCCGCTGGATACCAAAAGCACTAGGAAATTTTATAAGAAGATTTCAACCTCCTTGCAATCTAACAATGTCGTGCCATGGGAATTCTTCTCGCTGATGACAAAGCCGGTGGTTGTTGACGACATTTTAGTGTTGCCCATCACTAGTTTTTCGCCAGATGTCGAACAGATGGAGGCTAAATCGAGTTCCGATGAGATGGCTTTCGTGAAACATATGTTCAAGgggagctggaaaatggAAGCCGATAGTAATGCTGGTCATTAGCTTACATAACTCATTTACATATTTTGCATattttgatgaattgaCTAGCACTATTTGCTTCACTCTCAATTAATTGTTTAGTTGTTGGAAGAGTAATTCCAAAGAGATTAAGAAAACAATCGCAGTTACCAAACCAATGCAAAAAAAGATATGGAGGGATGATACCCAAAGTACTCAGCTTACCACCCAGATACTTCCACTGGCTTTCTTGGTGAGATAACGAAGTCAGGTTGTTTGTGATCCATTGATGCCAAGTCGAATAGTCTGACAAAGGCAAACGAGACTACAGTCTGACTAGGATGTCAGGTCTGATATTACTAGATCCAATTTACGCAATTTGACCACCAACGTTCAGTGCTATAAAGATGACAAATGTGATTTCATGGGGTATTGGCGTTAAGTTGCGTTTAAGGAACGGTTTGGTTCTTGTCTCTAATTTGGCCGATAATAGTCGATCATAAAACCTTTAGAATCCTGTAATAGTACGAGCTGGATATACCGGCTCGACAAGACAAGATTGAGAGTCTGGCCAAGTACGGGACTGACTAAGACATAGGTCCATGACCGATATAGGAGAACCATATATCGGGCCTAAGCCTCGAGTGGCGAGTTGACGAGAACTCCAAATGAAACATATAAAAGGGACCCAGTTGAGAGCTATTAGAGAGCCAACCAGGTCCAGAGAAGCAGATTCAATAAGATAGAAATATAGTTTGTTAGTAACAAGTATTGAACAAACTATCACAAGCTCTAATTACAGGATCAACCATATGAACCCACGAATAATACCGTAACCTATTATTACAGAATCCAACAATTGGGCACATGGCGCAGTTGGTAGCGCGCTTCCCTTGCAAGGAAGAGGTCAtcggttcgattccggTTGCGTCCATTTATTTTTCCCATACCTAAGGCAGCTCAGTATTGCAGCACAGCTGCACAGAAGCCTTCGTTTCGGCGCCCTGGCTAGAGATGCCCAGCTATGTCAAACTCCGTTATCCTTACTCAACGAATCTATAAAATCCTACACGGTCccctcttctttgactttttcttcgtctCAGTAGAAGGTGGattcctgcttcttgtcGCAGCGGCTTTTGCTGGCTGTTGCTTGGCCTTCGCCGCACTGGGAACATTCTTGCTTTGACCTGCGCTTCTGTCTTGAACAGGTGCTTCGCTCTTAGTTTGAGCCTTAGGGGTTGCCGGTGCGCTGACGGCCTCTAATTCGTTCCTGATAATCTGTCTCACCAGATCGATGAACACTTCATCAACGTTGCTCCGTAGAAGAGCGCTGGTTTCATAAAAAGGCACTTTCCCCCAATTGCTACTCACTTCAATCCCCTCCTCAACGCTGATAGCTCTCTCTTCTGTCAAGTCTGCTTTGTTGCCGACCAACACCATTGGAACTCGGTCCATGTCCTTGATTCTTAAAACCTGTTCTCTGAGATCCATGAGctcttgcaaagattgacGATCGGTAACGGAATACACGAGCAGAAATCCCATACCTGATTTGATATACAGCTCTCTCATCGCTGTAAATTGGGCAACACCGGCAGTATCCAAAATCTCCAGACTAATCATCTTGttatcaatttcaatgGTCTTCCGATAAGAATCTTCGATCGTTGGATCATAGGTATCCAAGTATACACCCTGAACAAACTGTACAGTCAAACATGACTTACCAACACCTCCGGCACCCAACACAACCAACTTGTAATCTCTCATAGCGTTGGTTTTTGCGAATTCTCGAGGTGACTGTTGTATTGTTATATTTTCCACATCGCTAATTTTTGACCTTCCAGAACGCTTCGAGGTATTGCCTAATCTGTCAAAAAAGACAAGAAGATGAGCAAGGTTCGTTCTTTAGCTTTGATCCAGCCATTGCGGTTGGGCTCAGTGCTCAATGGCGGGTTTGGTGCCCCTGCAGTCAGAAACTACCActttgatctgctcaatcTGAAGATAGGCTACACCACGACAGTGGAAAACCATCCTGATTCAGAGAAATTGTATGTTTCCCAAATCAAGCTGGACCAGGCTGGTAGAGTGAAGCAAATCTGCAGCGGCATCCGCGACTACGTATCTCGTGAGTCTTTGCAAGGAAGCCTAGTCGTGGTCGTCGATAATATGAAGAAATGCAAATTGCGTGGTCAAATCAGCGAAGGGATGATTATCTGTGGTGAGAGTGCCTCAGAGAATCTAGTGAGTCCATTCACACTTGCCAAGTTCGATTCTAGTCTCATCGGCAAAACAGTGGTTCTGGAATCCGCTAGCGGGCCAGCGAGCGAGCCAACCACCAGAAGGATCAAATCCCAGGAATGGGAAGATATATCCTCTAGGATGAAGGTGGGAGAGGGTGGGAGGATAACCTACCGGGACGAAAACACTATGGCGGAGACGTATTTATCTGTGTATGATACCGATGGCGAGCCGGTTCCGGTGATTGTTAAGGGTCTACCAGCTGGCAGTGCAGTTAAATAGGCAGTAAAGGGGAGGAGAAACAGTGGGCCAGGGATATATGAGGGAATTGTCGCAGATCTGCACTTTGCTTAAAGCCAAAAAATTATGGTTGCTAAGAGATTCGAACTCTTGCATCTTACGATACCTGAGGATTCCGAGGTGCACAGTTTTGCTGCACACAAGAATCGAACCGACTCTTGAATCAGGCGCCTTAGACCGCTCGGCCAAACAACCATATAATTTGATGAGGaattttcttttctggTTCTAGGACTACTTACGGCTACTTGCCACTACTTACCACCCATATATTAATGTTTAACTTGATCATGGGCCCTAACTGAATTGCAAGTCAGCAGGCTTACTTACCACAACGTACATGAAAACTGCTATGATAGGTTAATTTAAGTTGCTGGTTCTTATAAAGCGCATAAGACTCTGTTGGTGTACTGTTCCCAACCTCCCAAGATGGCTGAAGAGGTTGGAGCCCTTTTATCGATTAGCGGCGCTGGAAAGGCGCTTATAGCAATGCCGCTTAGTATTGAACATTGGCATTAAGGAGTTTGCCGTTTGCGTACGATCTGGCGTTTCATTGCCAGCATGGTGTAGTCTAGAAAGCTCGGACGATCTGAGTGTATTTCTCCACACCGTCCCTCAGACGACGGCCATTAGCTGATCCACTTCGATATTTTTCGCGATGATCTCCCACAAATCTCTCTCATAACATGTCCATGGCAATATTTCTTCTGGGAATGCTTCGAACAATGCTCTCGTAGGCACTTCACTTCTCGCACGACCCCAATTAACGCTGCAGCAGTTCCGGCAACAGCGATTCGTTGAGGTTCTCGATTATCGGCTGTGCGATGACATAGTGGCACTAGTTCTTCGCCTTAGCTTATGAGATAGGATgaaacaaagaaaaattcCTACAAACatcttttcttggcaaCGGCAGGATCATGGCCGGCTGATGCTCTGTCCTTCACAACCGCATTGGGACCAATGgccctcttcttcctcgtgTCATCACCGGCGGGTTCCTATCCGCCTGGCAAAGAACCATGGCAATGCGAACGCAGCTCTGAATCGCAACCAGTACCGGCTCTCACGGAAACAGTCTCGTTGTTATGTGAAAATCTGGCGGCAGCGTCCCAGGGCGCTATTACATTCCCATTCCGAGCTCATCCTGTTCCGCTTCCAACTTTTTGTGGTCGACTGGGTTAGGAGCCGCCTCATATACATTCATCATTGGGACGCCGTTGTTCAGCACCTTTTGTCCCGAGAACTCGCCTCTAACTTCCAAATAGTAGAGCCTACAAAGCTCGTCTTGGTCTCCGGACCAATTATCCTCGAAGAACAGCGTGAGCGACGAGCAGTTCTGGAAGATGCGACGGGGCAAATGGTGCTCAACAAAAGTGCTTTCGTCGTCGTTCTCCGTCTCGTGACAATCTTTGAGACCTACATCTTCCGGATGCTCAATCTTCAGGTCTTCCTTCGACGAATCCAAAGAGTCAAAGTCGATGTTTCTattgaagttcttgaacagtttgaTACTTTTCGGCGTGCTCAATTCAGCGCCTGCATCATTTGCGTTGGTCCTGAGTATAATGGAGAATAATCTGCAGTTCCCAGTAAAAGGTATATGCACCACCATCTGGCAGTCCGCATCGCTTTGCAGGTAGTAACCACAGTTGAACCGCGATTCCTggtccttcaagaaccCCCTGTAGCTCTCACATTGTCCGGGAACCGTCGGAGCCACCGCATTGAGGCAGATGATTTTGGCCGTATCGATGAACGAATAGAGCGACTGCTCAGCATTGGTCGGAATCGGTGCTGTATGGTTGTGTCCATGGCCATGATGGTCGTGGTGCTCATCCTCGCAAGAATACGACATTGCCGGATCTCTAATGGGCTAGAACTGCTTCAACTTAGTGCTAGTCTAGTCAATCCATCTATTCGTAGGCGAAGATACGCTATCTCATAGCATATATAGTGGTAAAATTTCAACACCATAACCACAGCTTTAGCCTAGCTACCAGCCAGTGCGATCCAGCTGAACCGCTACCAGCCATGCATACTGCTGAATTCCTCGACGTCGACCACACAGACATTTCTTCCGTTCTTGCCGGAGGCTACAACCATCCGCTTTTGAGAGAATGGCAGAACGAACGCCAGTTGGCCAAGAACATGTTGATATTTCCGCTATTCATCTCTGACGACCCTGATGACTGCACCGCGATTGAGTCGTTGCCCAATATCAAGAGATTCGGTGTGAACAAGCTCGCTTCGTACTTAAGGCCGTTGGTGGCTAAAGGTTTAAGAGCGGTGATCCTGTTTGGGGTTCCGCTGAAGGAAGGCGTCAAGGACCCGATCGGAACCGCTGCAGACGATCCCAACGGCCCGGTCATCCAGGGCATCAAGCTTCTAAGACGCGAGTTCCCGAACCTCTACATCATGTGTGACGTCTGCCTCTGCGAGTACACGTCTCACGGCCATTGCGGTGTGCTGTACGATGACGGGACCATCAATCGTGAGCTGAGCGTGTCGAGAATCGCCGCTGTGGCTGTCAACTACGCCAAGGCCGGCGCGCACTCCGTTGCACCCAGCGACATGATCGATGGCAGAATCAAAGACATCAAGAGAGGACTGATCAAGGCCGGACTCGCTCACAAGACCTTTGTCATGTCGTATGCCGCCAAATTCAGCGGCAACCTGTACGGGCCCTTCCGCGACGCGGCCTGTTCTGCACCATCGCACGGCGACCGCAAGTGCTATCAGCTGCCTCCCGGCGGCAGAGGCCTCGCCCGCCgggctttgaagagagaCGTCGCCGAGGGAGCCGACGGCATCATCGTCAAGCCCTCCACCTTCTACCTCGACATCATGTGCGACGCAAGCGAGATCTGCAGGGACTTGCCGATCTGCGCATACCACGTCTCGGGCGAGTACGCCATGCTACACGCTGCCGCCGACAAGGGCATCGTCGATCTCAAGACCATCGCCTTTGAGTCCCACCAAGGATTTTTAAGAGCCGGCGCAAGACTGATCATCACCTATTTGGCACCCGAGTTCCTCGACTGGCTAAGCGAGTAGACGCTGCCCCGCCCATTGTAAATAACGACTCCTAACTACTGAATCTACATGCTACTGCGACACCACAGGCCAGCTTCGACGTCCGCAATTGGCCTTGAACGGACGGCACATTTGGCGAATTTTGAAGCCGTTTTCGCTGATACCGGCGAACCTCGCTATGCGGCGCTGCTAAGACAGCTAGAGAACAGATCGATCCACGCCATCTGGGACACGGAAATGGTCCTCGTGGGCCCTCCAGACGGCTCCAGATCTCGTAATGCGCATCTTGTGGTGATAAGTGACTTGTCACGTGTATTTCTGTTACTGTGGCATGGTAATCGCAGGAAGAAGACCGTCGAGCAGAGCAGTAGATGTTACATAAGAAAGATCAGTGTAGAAGAGCTCTTCCGATCGACTAGGTGTCTGTTGAGTGTTTAGTTAGTGTAGAATCGTGATTTGCAAGGACAGAATGACTGTTGATACGAGAACTGATGTTATAGATCTGGTGGGAAACACTCCGCTGGTGGAACTTAAGAAATTGCCCAAGGCTTTGGGTATCAAGCCAAGGATTTTCGCCAAGTTGGAGCTGTACAACCCTGGTGGGTCGATCAAGGACAGAATCGCCAAGTCTATGATCGAATATGCTGAGTATGCGGGAGAAATCCATCCGGATAGAACTACGTTGATCGAACCAACTTCTGGTAACACTGGTATCGGCTTGGCGTTGATCGGAGCGATCAAGGGATACAGGACTATCATCACTTTGCCCGAGAAGATGTCGAATGAGAAGGTTTCTGTGTTGAAGGCTCTTGGAGCGGAAATCATCCGTACGCCAACGGAAGCCGCGTGGGACTCTCCAGAGTCTCACATTGGTGTGGCTCAAAGactggagaaggagattCCAGGCGCTGTTATTCTGGACCAGTACAACAACCCTAGAAACCCGGACGCTCACTACTACGGTACCGGTAAGGAGATCCAggagcagctgaagaagttggGAAAGTTTGATGACTTGAAGGCTGTTGTGGCAGGTGCTGGTACCGGTGGTACCATCTCTGGGATTGCCAAATGGCTGAAGGAGCAGAATGAGGCCATCGAGATTGTAGGCGCAGACCCAGTGGGTTCGATCTTGGCGCAGCCACAGTCTTTGAATGACGCCTCGGCTCCAAGTTACAAAGTGGAAGGTATCGGTTATGATTTTGTTCCAAACGTCCTGGACAGATCTCTGGTAGACATCTGGTACAAGACCGAGGATAAGCCAGCGTTTAAGTACGCTCGTCAGCTGATCTCGAACGAGGGTGTTCTGGTTGGTGGCTCGTCCGGTAGTGCGTTCAGCGCATTGACCAAGTACGTCGAGGATCGTCCAGACTTGACCGAGCAAGATGTGATCGTGCTTATCTTCCCGGACTCCATCAGATCGTACTTGACTAAGTTCGTCGACGACGAGtggctgaagaagaatgagTTGTGGGATGATCAGGTGCTTGCTCGTGTCAGCCAGGCTTCTACAGTGACTAAGAAGGATCCTTTCAACGGCGCCATTGTCAAGgacttgaagttgaaaccTGTCGTTTCGGTCAAAGAGAGCGCAACTGTCGCAGAAGTTATcaagcttttgaaagagaacgCGTTCGATCAATTGCCTGTTCTCTCCAAAGATGGCAAACTAACCGGGCTTGTCACGCTGTCCCAGTTGCTGAGAAAGGTCTCCAACGGTACTTCCCTCGAAGACAGCATCAAAGGCGTATACTTCGAtttcaaaaaattgaacaatTTCGATGAGGTGTCCTCCTACAACGACAACAAAtctggaaagaagaagtttatccAATTCACTGACAAGTCCAAATTATCGGACCTGaacaaattcttcgaaaagaATTCTTCTGCGGTTATCACTGATGGTCTGACGCCAATTCACATTGTTACCAAGATTGATTTGCTGAATTACTTCGCTTAATAACAAGACATGCTGTCATAAATATGCACAAGTATAAACGTAAAATAATAGAGATTAAATTCCGTTTGCTTTAGGTGTTTCATCACTCGTCCCTCTTTTTCTCGATTCCCAGCACTGTCATCAACGGTCCCAGCTGATCAGGACCGAGATCAATGCCTGCGCTTTCGAGCTCAGTCTTGAAGTCGTTCATGGCAACCTTTAAGTCTTTGTCCATCAAAATCTTGATCATCTGCCAAGGCCCTAGAGGCTTGGCGGAGTTTTCGCTAGCTAAACCTTTCGAAATCATAATCTCGCTGACAACGTTCAATTTCTCCATAACTTTGGGATGTGCATGGATGTCGTCCATCAGCTTCTGAACCTTCATATGGGCTTCGATCTTTTCGTTAGGTTTTCTGCCGTCCCATGATTGAGCGTAAGTCCTAATCGAAGAACTCAACACCGTCCCTGTAGGTCTCAGACCAACTCTAGGAGTGTTAACCAATCCGATAGCTAACCTTGACCGTATCATTGCCATGCTTTCCTTTTGAGTTTGTCACCGTGTCCGCTATCTTCAAGTTATAGCCgtcttgatgaaatgatTAAAAGCATCGGAACCATTGACAAGCCCAAGACCCTTTCCTGAAGAGCCTTTATATAGTCCATTTCACTTGACAATTTACTTTAAATTACGAAGGAATACCATTTCGATTATTTTAAAGTACAAATATGTTCTACAATATCAGAAGAAGTAATCACCTATGATCTGTCTATATTTTGGATAGCCTCGCAGGTTATCAAGTCTCGCATTCAGTTCTACCTCTTCAGGGCTCTGGACGTATCTATCTGTGACAAAATCCATATCTTCAGGCTTCACAAAATCGTCCCTCTTGTAAATCCACCATACCAGCCAGCATGCTGGAAATACGAACAGCTCCAGGTAGTACGAGAAGAAATCGGAAGTACTCCAGGGATCGAATGCCGACCAGCCCTGCACAAGGATGATCAATGTCACGAAAAAGACCAGAAAATACGGACCATATGGATACGTCCAATTCTTAAATGCGAGTTGGTGAGTTTTGCCCTGCTTCGCCAGGCCCTTTCTGAACCTGATGGAGGTCACAGCGATCGACAACCAGGCGATTTGGTTCGAGACTCCCACAATGTTTTGTAACCATGTCCATAAGGTGCCAGCGCCTATAAAACTGGCACCGAAACAAAGTCCTCCGACGGCCCAAGTCAATATGACAGCAACGTAAGGCGCCCGATACCTGTTGGTCCTGGTGACCAACTTGGGGAAGAAAAATCCTTCCAATCCCATGTTGAAAAGCACTCTACTGCCAGCAAACAATGCATGGTTTCCGGCACTAATGATGCTTGTCAGAATGACAGCGTTCATGAACGAACCTGCCGCCTTGGAACCAGCCATTTGGAAAACGATTGTGAATGGAGAAGTCATAACTGATTTAGTGCTCAAGTTTGGATAATCGTAGGGAATATTCAtggcgatgaagaacattgtTCCGACGtaaaagatcaagattcTCCAAAACACGGTCTTAATGATCTTGGGAGTGTTTCTAACCGGATTGAAAGCTTCACCAGCTGTGAGAGTAATACTCTCAGTACCACCGTATGAGAAACTGGAGCTGACAAAGATGGAGACGAACCCTTTGAACCCATTGACAAATGGCGCCTCCCGATAGCTCCAATTCCTAAACCCGATGTACTCGTGCTCAGGATTGTGTCCAACGTTAACGACAATCGagaggacgaagaagatcacAATTGCAATTACCTTCAACATGGCCAGCCAGTACTCTGCTTCGCCATAGATCCTGACGTGAACAACGTTCAGCGCCAGCAGAAACACCCAGAACAGCAGCGAAGCAGCCCAGTACGGGAAATGATGCTGCGATGAGTTCCAATAATCCAGCACTATTTGCATCGCTGTCAGATCGCTGGCTACCGAAACTGCATCGTTGAACCAATAATTGCACATCAGGGCAAACGCAAAAGACTCACAACCAAATTTCTTTGCGTACGAGCAAAAAGACCCGCTAATCGGCATAAAGGTCGACATCTCACCCAGGCAAAGCATCGTCAAATACACCACGCCGCCCATTATGCTGTAATTGATGAATAACGAACCGGGGCCACCAACATGCAATGATTTCGCTGTCGATAAGTACAGCCCTGTACCAATCACACCTGCCACGGCTATCATGTTGATATGCCTAGGACTTAGCGAACGATTCAGGTGTTCTCGTATTGTATCATTCTCTTCCAGCCCAGCGTCACTGGCTGAATTCGTCAATTCGCAAACTCCAGTAGTCTGGAAATTCTTCCGATCAGCGCCATTATTTACCACCTTCCCCAGAGATTCCTCGTCCAAACTCTTGCTTACAAGAGGAGATCCTTCCGACTGCATCACCTAGCGATTCCCACACCTGGCAGTCGTTGCCAAATCAACTATTCTTGGGCACTTTGAAGCCATCCAAGCGTTAGAAAATTTTACACGTTTTAAATAGCTACTAGCATCCCAGAAGCCAACATCATTCAGCTAGTTGGTTTGCTTGATAATAGTGCCTTGCCATTAAAAACTGTGGTTCCTCGCCAAGAATTTGCGTcgctgccaagaacacTGGCAAAAAAGTCAAAATTTGACACATTTTGCCATCGACTGACTTCTTTGCCGTTTAATCATATGCCAGGGCTCTCCGATACTTGAACGATTCGTAAGTCTATATAGTAGGCTATTGATGAGAAGCTATGAGCAGGACTAGGAGAATTTCCACCGATTCCCGCACACCTCGCAGGTGCAGAAAGTTGTGAGAGGCTCATCGGCAGATCTTGTTTGTAATTGGTAGTAGGACaccttcttttctttgcaCTTGCCGCAAGTGAACCTGTCTGTGACGGATCTCTGCACAGTGGCGCCCTGGGCGTTGAAAAGGTTCTGCTTGGCGATCTCctcgagcttcttcttgaggTGCTCGGGAGCCAGCTCTTTCGGATCACAGTGGACCAGATAGAAGGGCGTTATGTCGCCGCCGGCTATCTTGTGCTTGAGGTCCGGGTTATTCCTGGAGATGATGTTGGAGTAGATGATACGGTACTTGTCCTTGTATGCTTTTTCGTTTTCGTCGCAGTTATTCAGCTTGTTCATTTCGTCTTCGATGGATTTTACCGTCTGCAAGATAGATTTTGGCGGATGTTCGCTGTCCTTTGCCAGCGCATCGTAGAGGGCTTTGACCACCATGTCACGCAATTTGTGGTTGTAGATGGTCGTATTCACGCCATCGTTTTTGCTATTTCTGGGCTTCGTAGAAACAAACTTATCCTGTCTCTTGGCCTCGGTGCCGTCTGGACTCTCTGCCGGCGGTTTTGAGCTGCCTTGGTCTTGCTGGGACGCCTGCTGTTGCAGCAGTCTCGCCTTTTTGCTCTTGTTAATCGCTTCCTTCCAGGAAGCGAtcatcctcttcaccaACTTGGCGATCTCCGCGTTGGCTGACTTCTTGAATTTGTTGACCTCCACGCCCACTTTGGTCTCCCTGAGGAGCTTCTCGGTGGGAACCACTTCACGATCCAGCGTCTGAAGAATCTGCAATACTACCTCATCGTTTGTCTTGGACTTTTCGAGATTTCTCACTTGGACACTGACTTCCTTCGAATCCATGCTAGTGCAATCACAGGCCTCGATACCCGCTAGAAGCTTTCTATCTATGTGAACACAGTTGTAGAAGTTGAGCATTTTGCCAGGTCCATCGCCTTCTAGGTAAAAAATCTAAGTGTTCACTACACAAGAACTCTAGCATAACTTGGTGGAAGAAACCGCTATAAGGCCTCCAGGACCGTCAATTTCCTCATGAATAGATCGTCAAACAGCGGTGCCCAAAACAACGCACCTTCCAGAGTGGTGTATCTTGGTTCCATTCCTTACGACCAGACCGAAGAGCAGATACTGGACTTGTGCAGCAATGTTGGACCAGTGACGAACCTGAAGATGATGTTTGATCCGCAGACGGGCAAATCGAAAGGGTACGCATTTGTGGAGTTCCGAGATTTGGAGTCCAGTGCCAGCGCCGTGCGAAACCTGAACGGATACCAGTTTGGCTCGAGGCTGCTCAAGTGTGGCTACGCCTCTAGCTCCGATATAACGGTGT
This genomic interval carries:
- the CYS4 gene encoding cystathionine beta-synthase CYS4 (ancestral locus Anc_4.69); the protein is MTVDTRTDVIDLVGNTPLVELKKLPKALGIKPRIFAKLELYNPGGSIKDRIAKSMIEYAEYAGEIHPDRTTLIEPTSGNTGIGLALIGAIKGYRTIITLPEKMSNEKVSVLKALGAEIIRTPTEAAWDSPESHIGVAQRLEKEIPGAVILDQYNNPRNPDAHYYGTGKEIQEQLKKLGKFDDLKAVVAGAGTGGTISGIAKWLKEQNEAIEIVGADPVGSILAQPQSLNDASAPSYKVEGIGYDFVPNVLDRSLVDIWYKTEDKPAFKYARQLISNEGVLVGGSSGSAFSALTKYVEDRPDLTEQDVIVLIFPDSIRSYLTKFVDDEWLKKNELWDDQVLARVSQASTVTKKDPFNGAIVKDLKLKPVVSVKESATVAEVIKLLKENAFDQLPVLSKDGKLTGLVTLSQLLRKVSNGTSLEDSIKGVYFDFKKLNNFDEVSSYNDNKSGKKKFIQFTDKSKLSDLNKFFEKNSSAVITDGLTPIHIVTKIDLLNYFA
- the DPC13 gene encoding Dpc13p (ancestral locus Anc_4.68); translated protein: MAMIRSRLAIGLVNTPRVGLRPTGTVLSSSIRTYAQSWDGRKPNEKIEAHMKVQKLMDDIHAHPKVMEKLNVVSEIMISKGLASENSAKPLGPWQMIKILMDKDLKVAMNDFKTELESAGIDLGPDQLGPLMTVLGIEKKRDE
- the DST1 gene encoding transcription elongation factor DST1 (ancestral locus Anc_4.67) — its product is MLNFYNCVHIDRKLLAGIEACDCTSMDSKEVSVQVRNLEKSKTNDEVVLQILQTLDREVVPTEKLLRETKVGVEVNKFKKSANAEIAKLVKRMIASWKEAINKSKKARLLQQQASQQDQGSSKPPAESPDGTEAKRQDKFVSTKPRNSKNDGVNTTIYNHKLRDMVVKALYDALAKDSEHPPKSILQTVKSIEDEMNKLNNCDENEKAYKDKYRIIYSNIISRNNPDLKHKIAGGDITPFYLVHCDPKELAPEHLKKKLEEIAKQNLFNAQGATVQRSVTDRFTCGKCKEKKVSYYQLQTRSADEPLTTFCTCEVCGNRWKFS